The Ahaetulla prasina isolate Xishuangbanna chromosome 3, ASM2864084v1, whole genome shotgun sequence genome window below encodes:
- the LOC131195038 gene encoding guanine nucleotide-binding protein G(I)/G(S)/G(O) subunit gamma-12-like: MDSVSKASADLMCYCEEHARKDPLLMGIPASENPFKDKKTCIIL; the protein is encoded by the exons ATGGATTCT GTGTCGAAGGCATCAGCAGATCTAATGTGCTATTGCGAGGAACATGCCAGGAAGGATCCTTTACTAATGGGCATACCTGCTTCAGAAAATCCCTTCAAGGATAAAAAAACCTGCATTATTCTATAG
- the GADD45A gene encoding growth arrest and DNA damage-inducible protein GADD45 alpha → MTLEDLAGEHQAFGSMEKVGDALEEVLSKALTQRSITVGVYEAAKLLNVDPDNVVLCLLAADEEDNQDVALQIHFTLIQAFCCENDINILRVSNPSRLAELLLLGASGGLEQPADLHCVLVTNPHASQWKDPALSQLICFCRESRYMDQWVPVINLPER, encoded by the exons ATGACCCTGGAAGATCTGGCTGGGGAGCATCAGGCTTTTGGAAG CATGGAGAAGGTGGGGGATGCCCTGGAAGAAGTCCTGAGCAAAGCCCTGACTCAGAGAAGCATCACCGTTGGGGTGTATGAGGCTGCCAAACTACTCAACGT GGATCCAGATAATGTGGTGCTTTGCCTGTTGGCAGCAGATGAGGAAGATAACCAGGATGTTGCTTTACAAATTCACTTCACTCTGATTCAAGCTTTTTGTTGTGAAAATGACATTAATATACTTCGAGTGAGCAACCCAAGCCGCCTTGCAGAGCTTCTGCTTTTAGGGGCAAGTGGAGGGCTTGAACAGCCTGCAGACTTGCACTGTGTGCTAGTAACA AATCCACATGCTTCTCAATGGAAGGATCCAGCCCTAAGTCAGCTGATCTGCTTTTGCCGTGAAAGCCGCTACATGGATCAGTGGGTCCCCGTTATTAATCTGCCTGAACGGTGA